The following coding sequences are from one Bos taurus isolate L1 Dominette 01449 registration number 42190680 breed Hereford chromosome 26, ARS-UCD2.0, whole genome shotgun sequence window:
- the ITPRIP gene encoding inositol 1,4,5-trisphosphate receptor-interacting protein isoform X2, with amino-acid sequence MALGLFRVCLVVVTAIINHPLLFPRENTTVPENEEEIIRQMQAHQEKLQLEQLRLEEEMARLAADKEAEKEALERVAEEGQQQNESRTAWDLWSTLCMILFLVIEVWRQDHQDAPSPECLGSDEDELPDLEGAPLRGLTLPNRATLDHFYERCIRGATADAARTREFVEGFVDDLLEALRSLCSRDSDMEVEDFIGVDSMYENWQVNKPLLCDLFVPFMPPEPYHFHPELWCSSRSVPLDRQGYGQIKVVRADEDTLGCICGKTKLGEDMLCLLHGRNNVVHHGSKAADPLCAPNSPYLDTMRVMKWFQTALTRAWHRIEHKYEFDLAFGQLDTPGSLKIRFRSGKFMPFNLIPVIQCDDSDLYFVSHLAREPGGGTRASSTDWLLSFAVYERHFLRVTSKALPEGACHLSCLQIASFLLSKQSRLTGPSGLGSYHLKTALLHLLLARRPADWKAEQLDARLHELLCFLEKSLLEKKLQHFFIGNRKVPQAMGLPEAVRRAEPLNLFRPFVLQRSLYRKTVDSFYEMLKNAPALISEYSLHIPSDHASLPPKTVIL; translated from the coding sequence ATGGCCCTGGGGCTTTTCCGGGTGTGCCTAGTGGTGGTGACGGCCATCATCAACCACCCACTGCTGTTCCCGCGAGAGAACACCACAGTCCCCGAGAACGAGGAGGAGATCATCCGTCAGATGCAGGCGCACCAGGAGAAGCTGCAGCTGGAGCAGCTgcgcctggaggaggagatggcgcGGCTGGCAGCCGACAAGGAGGCTGAGAAGGAGGCATTGGAGCGGGTGGCGGAGGAGGGCCAGCAGCAGAATGAGAGCCGCACCGCCTGGGACCTATGGAGCACTCTCTGCATGATCCTCTTCCTGGTGATCGAGGTGTGGCGGCAAGACCACCAGGACGCGCCCTCACCCGAGTGCCTGGGCTCGGACGAGGACGAGCTGCCCGACCTGGAGGGCGCCCCGCTCCGGGGCCTCACCCTGCCCAACAGGGCCACGCTCGACCACTTCTACGAGCGCTGCATCCGGGGGGCCACAGCAGATGCCGCCCGCACCCGGGAGTTTGTGGAAGGCTTCGTGGATGACTTACTGGAAGCCCTGAGGAGCCTGTGCAGCCGGGACTCGGACATGGAGGTGGAGGACTTCATCGGCGTGGACAGCATGTACGAGAACTGGCAGGTGAACAAGCCTCTGCTGTGCGATCTCTTCGTACCCTTCATGCCCCCGGAGCCCTACCACTTCCACCCAGAGCTCTGGTGCTCCAGCCGCTCCGTGCCTTTGGATCGCCAGGGCTATGGCCAGATCAAGGTGGTCCGGGCCGATGAGGACACGCTGGGCTGTATCTGCGGCAAGACCAAGCTTGGAGAAGACATGCTGTGTCTCCTCCACGGCAGGAACAACGTGGTGCACCACGGCAGCAAGGCAGCAGACCCGCTGTGCGCCCCCAACTCCCCGTACCTGGACACCATGCGCGTCATGAAGTGGTTCCAGACCGCCCTCACCAGAGCCTGGCACCGCATCGAGCACAAGTACGAGTTCGACCTGGCCTTTGGTCAGCTGGACACCCCAGGGTCCCTCAAGATCAGGTTCCGCTCGGGGAAGTTCATGCCCTTCAACCTGATTCCCGTGATCCAGTGTGACGACTCCGACCTGTACTTCGTCTCCCACCTTGCCCGGGAGCCCGGCGGGGGAACCCGGGCATCCAGCACCGATTGGCTTCTGTCCTTCGCTGTCTATGAGCGCCACTTCCTCAGGGTAACCTCGAAGGCGCTGCCCGAGGGCGCCTGCCACCTCAGCTGCTTGCAGATCGCCTCCTTCCTGCTCTCCAAGCAGAGCCGCCTGACCGGCCCCAGCGGCTTGGGCAGCTACCACCTGAAGACCGCCCTTCTGCACCTCTTGCTCGCCCGGCGGCCTGCCGACTGGAAAGCCGAGCAGCTCGACGCTCGTCTCCACGAACTGCTCTGCTTCCTGGAGAAGAGCCTGCTGGAGAAGAAGCTCCAGCACTTTTTCATCGGCAACCGGAAGGTGCCACAGGCCATGGGGCTCCCTGAGGCCGTGCGCAGGGCGGAGCCTCTCAACCTCTTCCGGCCCTTCGTCCTACAGCGAAGTCTCTACCGGAAGACAGTGGACTCCTTCTATGAGATGCTCAAGAATGCCCCAGCGCTCATTAGCGAGTACTCCCTCCATATCCCCTCAGACCATGCCAGCCTGCCCCCCAAAACTGTCATCTTGTAG